The following coding sequences lie in one Niabella agricola genomic window:
- a CDS encoding phospho-sugar mutase, with product MDSAIQQKVDRWLQGNYDQDTKDSIERLQQEDPKELADAFYQNLEFGTGGLRGIMGVGTNRMNKYTVGMATQGYANYLLQSYPGEEVRVAIAHDSRNNSRFFAETTAHVFAANGIKVFLFEALRPTPELSFAIRTLKCQGGVVCTASHNPKEYNGYKAYWNDGGQLVPPHDKNVIKEVEGIASVDDVQWSGGDANITLIGKEIDEQYIEMVKGLSVFPEVIEKQSDLKIVYTPIHGTGITLVPQVLERFGFKNVHIVEEQKTPDGNFPTVAYPNPEEKETMSIGLAKAKELDADILLGTDPDADRVGIGIKNNHGDWVLMNGNQTAVLAFNYLLEARKEKGIARPNDMIITTIVTTGMVDDLAAGYGVHCYRVLTGFKWIAEMIREKEGKEYYITGGEESFGLMIGDKVRDKDAVSAVALLCEMAAYEKNKGKTLFDKLIELYIKFGFYKEKLISITKKGMDGQQQIAAMMQDYRNHLPKTINGIKVVRVLDYQSSKSTDPHTGDVTEIRLPKSNVLQFALEDGSLVSARPSGTEPKIKFYFSVKEKLESADQFDAVDQRLDAKIEGIIADMKLN from the coding sequence ATGGATAGCGCAATTCAGCAGAAAGTGGATCGATGGTTGCAGGGCAATTATGACCAGGATACCAAGGACAGCATAGAAAGGCTTCAGCAGGAGGATCCGAAGGAGCTGGCCGATGCATTTTATCAGAATCTGGAATTCGGAACCGGCGGGCTCAGGGGGATTATGGGAGTGGGCACGAACCGGATGAATAAATATACGGTAGGAATGGCTACGCAGGGGTATGCCAATTACTTGTTGCAATCTTACCCGGGTGAAGAAGTGCGTGTGGCTATCGCCCACGACAGCCGTAATAACAGTCGTTTCTTTGCAGAAACCACCGCCCATGTCTTTGCGGCCAATGGGATCAAAGTATTCCTGTTTGAAGCGCTGCGGCCAACGCCGGAGCTTTCATTTGCGATCCGTACCCTGAAATGTCAGGGCGGTGTGGTATGCACGGCCTCGCATAACCCCAAAGAGTACAACGGGTATAAGGCCTACTGGAATGACGGAGGGCAGCTGGTACCTCCCCATGATAAAAATGTGATCAAAGAAGTGGAAGGGATCGCCTCGGTTGACGATGTGCAATGGAGCGGGGGAGATGCCAATATTACGTTGATCGGGAAAGAAATCGATGAACAGTATATTGAAATGGTGAAAGGATTGAGTGTATTTCCTGAGGTGATCGAAAAACAAAGCGATCTTAAGATTGTGTACACACCCATACACGGTACCGGAATCACCCTGGTGCCCCAGGTGCTGGAACGCTTTGGGTTTAAAAATGTGCATATTGTAGAGGAACAAAAGACGCCGGATGGTAACTTTCCTACCGTAGCTTATCCCAATCCTGAGGAGAAGGAAACTATGAGCATTGGTCTTGCAAAGGCAAAGGAACTGGATGCGGATATATTACTGGGCACCGATCCGGATGCCGACCGCGTGGGTATTGGTATTAAGAATAACCATGGCGATTGGGTGCTGATGAACGGGAATCAAACAGCGGTACTGGCATTTAACTACCTGCTGGAAGCACGGAAGGAGAAAGGGATCGCCCGGCCCAATGATATGATTATTACTACTATTGTAACCACTGGTATGGTAGATGACCTGGCTGCCGGTTACGGAGTTCACTGTTACCGGGTATTGACCGGTTTTAAGTGGATTGCCGAAATGATCCGTGAAAAAGAGGGGAAAGAATATTATATCACCGGCGGGGAAGAGAGCTTTGGCCTGATGATCGGCGATAAGGTGCGGGATAAAGATGCCGTAAGCGCGGTGGCCCTGCTTTGCGAGATGGCGGCCTATGAAAAGAACAAGGGCAAAACCCTGTTTGATAAACTGATTGAGCTCTATATAAAGTTTGGTTTTTATAAAGAAAAGCTTATTTCCATTACGAAAAAAGGAATGGATGGTCAGCAGCAGATCGCAGCCATGATGCAGGACTACCGCAATCATCTTCCCAAAACCATCAATGGCATTAAAGTTGTGCGTGTGCTGGATTATCAAAGCAGTAAGTCAACGGACCCTCATACCGGTGATGTTACTGAGATTCGTCTCCCCAAATCCAATGTATTGCAGTTTGCTCTGGAAGATGGCAGCCTGGTTTCTGCCCGGCCCAGCGGCACCGAGCCAAAGATTAAATTTTATTTCAGCGTAAAGGAAAAATTGGAAAGCGCGGATCAGTTTGATGCCGTGGATCAGCGGCTGGATGCCAAAATTGAGGGTATCATTGCGGATATGAAATTGAATTAG
- a CDS encoding ribose-phosphate diphosphokinase: MHTAKIFAGTASRQLAEEICQKYGCQLGQIHTQRFSDGEIYVNFLESVRGDYVFLVQSTYAPSDNLMELLLMIDAAKRASAYKVIVVMPYYGYARQDRKDRPRVAIGSKLVANMLTAAGADRIVTMDLHAPQIQGYFDIPVDHLDSHAVFIPYVEQLQLENLTFAAPDVGATNRIREIASYFNAEMVICDKHRKRANEIASMRVIGDVEGRNVVIIDDICDTGGTLAKSAGLLMEKGAKSVRAMITHPILSGNAYENIENSVLDELVVCNTIPLQRTTPKIRVISVANLFAIAIKHAFENKSITSLFVHSNLRTSNP, encoded by the coding sequence ATGCATACAGCCAAAATTTTTGCCGGTACGGCATCGCGCCAGTTAGCAGAAGAAATATGCCAGAAGTATGGCTGTCAGTTAGGACAGATTCATACGCAACGTTTTAGTGATGGAGAGATTTATGTAAATTTTTTAGAAAGCGTTCGTGGTGATTATGTATTCCTGGTGCAAAGTACTTATGCGCCGTCGGATAACCTGATGGAGTTGCTTTTAATGATCGATGCGGCTAAGCGTGCATCGGCCTATAAAGTGATCGTGGTAATGCCGTATTACGGGTATGCCCGTCAGGACCGGAAGGACCGCCCGCGGGTGGCGATTGGTAGTAAGCTGGTTGCCAACATGTTAACGGCTGCCGGGGCTGACAGGATTGTTACCATGGACCTGCATGCTCCTCAAATCCAGGGATATTTCGACATTCCGGTGGATCACCTGGACAGTCATGCAGTTTTTATCCCTTATGTAGAGCAATTACAGCTGGAAAACCTTACCTTTGCAGCCCCCGACGTAGGAGCAACAAACCGGATCCGGGAAATTGCCTCCTATTTCAATGCTGAAATGGTGATTTGTGATAAGCACCGGAAACGGGCAAATGAAATTGCCAGCATGCGGGTAATTGGAGATGTGGAAGGCAGGAATGTGGTCATTATCGATGACATCTGCGATACAGGAGGTACGCTGGCCAAAAGTGCGGGATTGTTGATGGAAAAAGGAGCGAAGAGTGTAAGAGCCATGATCACGCACCCGATTTTGAGCGGTAACGCATACGAAAATATTGAGAACAGCGTGCTGGATGAGCTGGTGGTGTGTAACACCATTCCGCTTCAGAGAACAACCCCCAAGATCCGGGTGATTTCCGTAGCCAATTTATTTGCAATTGCAATTAAACACGCTTTTGAAAACAAGAGTATTACAAGTTTGTTTGTACACTCCAATTTAAGAACGTCCAATCCATAG
- a CDS encoding 50S ribosomal protein L25 has product MKTITIEGQLRTEFGKRATRQIRSQDAVPAVIYGGAKEINFSAPAAAFKGLVYTPNFQLAEIKLDGATYKCILKDLQFDKVTDQLIHVDLLELTDDKKVIATIPLKFTGSAKGVKDGGRFVSKIKSLKVKTLPKDLKEVIEVPIDNLELNGNIRVEDVKAENMEILNSPRIPIASIVMTRQLKQEEAAAKK; this is encoded by the coding sequence ATGAAAACAATTACAATCGAAGGACAACTGAGGACCGAATTTGGCAAAAGAGCCACCCGCCAGATCCGCTCTCAGGACGCTGTGCCTGCTGTAATTTACGGGGGTGCTAAAGAAATCAATTTCAGTGCGCCGGCAGCAGCATTTAAAGGACTGGTGTATACACCTAATTTTCAGCTGGCTGAAATAAAGCTGGACGGCGCTACCTACAAATGCATTTTGAAAGATCTGCAGTTTGACAAGGTTACCGATCAACTGATCCACGTAGATCTTCTGGAACTGACAGATGACAAAAAAGTGATTGCGACAATTCCGCTGAAATTCACCGGAAGCGCTAAAGGGGTTAAAGATGGCGGACGCTTTGTGTCTAAGATCAAATCGCTGAAAGTGAAAACCCTTCCGAAAGATCTGAAAGAAGTGATTGAAGTACCGATCGATAACCTGGAACTGAACGGCAATATCCGTGTAGAAGACGTAAAAGCTGAAAACATGGAAATTCTGAACTCTCCACGTATTCCTATCGCTTCTATCGTAATGACAAGACAGCTGAAACAGGAAGAAGCGGCAGCTAAAAAATAA
- a CDS encoding TonB-dependent receptor: protein MQKKILGLIVLQWFIFIIGNAAPVTYKEAAPAGSLKGVVTDDATGLPLPEATISFPDLKIDVTADKNGVYFIRSLPNGRYTVSVSFVGYRSFVGVVVINGETTQDFKLKVSVVENDAVVVTGVSASTQLKHMPTHISVLSQKELQQSSGTGLLDAVAKVPGVAIITTGPAIAKPSIRGLGYNRVVTLNDGVRQEGQQWGDEHGIEIDEYSAQKIEVLRGPASLMYGSDAIGGVLNILTNVPVPENTVKANLSGSLNNNNNMQGGYANVAGNINGFNWNAYGSVKGAGDYNNKYDGNVLNSRFKEKNVGGYLGLNKQWGYTHLVISNFDQHLGLVEGERDDEGHFILDGYEPGSKQTNSKSPLIPNQRIQHFKIALDNNFTFDNGSRITALVGFQRNQRKEFGDVANPNDPEAYFDLKTINYSAAYHWPVMNGWKTSFGVNGMSQQNSNRADEALIPDYRLFDIGVYGYTSKTVNRTTISGGLRFDNRNISSKLTYEDGEEKFQPFTRSLSSVSGSIGLAHDFNEHITLKANASKGFRAPNMAELAANGVHEGTFRYEIGNRELKSEDSYSFDLGLDVNTQHVSLNVSPYINHINNYIYYQKLQNSAGADSSIGDLYVYKFTQQSANLYGVEATLDIHPHPLDWLHFENSFSWTRGVFTNAVDGSDNLPLIAPLRLLTELRAEFPSQLKAFRNFYAKAEMDNVGAQNQYFSGYGTETATPAYTLFNAGIGSDIYWGGTKRATVILAINNIGDVAYQQHLSRLKYAPENPVTGRTGVFNMGRNFTARLILPFAWKIK, encoded by the coding sequence ATGCAAAAGAAAATATTAGGGCTTATCGTCCTGCAATGGTTCATTTTTATTATTGGGAATGCCGCTCCGGTTACTTATAAAGAAGCAGCGCCGGCGGGATCGCTGAAAGGGGTAGTAACAGACGACGCAACCGGGCTGCCATTACCGGAAGCCACCATCTCATTCCCCGATCTGAAAATAGATGTTACAGCCGATAAAAACGGTGTCTATTTTATACGCTCCCTGCCTAACGGACGGTATACGGTTTCGGTATCCTTTGTAGGATACCGCTCATTTGTGGGAGTGGTGGTCATCAACGGCGAAACAACCCAGGACTTTAAATTAAAAGTATCGGTAGTTGAAAATGATGCGGTGGTCGTTACCGGGGTTTCGGCATCTACACAGTTAAAACACATGCCTACCCATATTTCCGTGTTATCTCAAAAAGAATTGCAGCAATCATCGGGAACGGGATTGCTGGATGCGGTGGCAAAAGTGCCCGGGGTGGCCATTATCACTACCGGACCAGCCATCGCCAAACCTTCTATCAGAGGGCTCGGCTATAACCGGGTGGTTACTTTAAACGACGGCGTACGCCAGGAAGGACAGCAGTGGGGCGATGAACATGGCATTGAGATAGACGAATACAGTGCCCAGAAAATTGAAGTGTTACGCGGGCCGGCTTCCCTCATGTATGGAAGCGATGCGATCGGCGGGGTGCTGAATATCCTCACTAATGTTCCTGTTCCGGAAAATACAGTAAAGGCCAACCTCTCCGGAAGTCTTAACAACAACAACAACATGCAGGGTGGCTATGCTAATGTAGCAGGAAATATCAATGGGTTTAACTGGAATGCCTACGGAAGTGTAAAAGGTGCCGGGGACTACAACAATAAATATGATGGAAACGTGCTCAACAGCCGGTTTAAGGAAAAGAATGTGGGCGGTTACCTGGGGCTGAACAAGCAGTGGGGATATACCCATCTGGTGATTTCGAACTTTGATCAGCACCTGGGCCTCGTTGAGGGTGAGCGTGACGATGAAGGCCATTTTATATTAGACGGATACGAGCCTGGTAGCAAACAAACGAACAGTAAAAGCCCGTTGATCCCCAACCAGCGGATACAGCATTTTAAAATAGCACTGGATAATAATTTTACCTTTGATAACGGAAGCCGTATAACAGCCCTGGTTGGCTTTCAGCGGAATCAGCGGAAAGAATTCGGGGATGTGGCCAACCCCAATGATCCCGAGGCATATTTCGACCTCAAGACCATCAACTATTCGGCTGCCTATCACTGGCCGGTGATGAACGGCTGGAAAACTTCTTTTGGTGTAAACGGCATGAGCCAGCAGAACAGCAACAGGGCGGATGAAGCGCTGATCCCGGATTACCGGCTTTTTGATATCGGCGTGTATGGGTATACTTCCAAAACTGTTAACCGCACTACCATTAGCGGGGGACTGCGGTTTGATAACCGCAATATCAGCAGCAAACTGACCTATGAAGATGGTGAGGAAAAATTTCAACCTTTTACTAGAAGTCTTTCCAGTGTTTCGGGAAGCATCGGGCTGGCGCATGATTTTAATGAGCACATTACGTTGAAGGCAAATGCCAGCAAGGGTTTCAGAGCTCCGAATATGGCAGAGCTGGCAGCCAACGGGGTGCATGAGGGTACGTTTCGCTATGAAATCGGGAACCGGGAGCTGAAAAGCGAAGATTCCTACTCGTTCGATCTTGGCCTGGACGTGAATACCCAGCACGTTTCGCTGAATGTATCCCCTTATATCAATCACATCAATAATTACATCTATTACCAGAAACTGCAGAACAGTGCAGGAGCTGACTCCTCTATAGGGGATTTATATGTCTATAAGTTTACACAACAAAGTGCCAATCTGTATGGGGTAGAAGCCACGCTGGATATACACCCGCACCCACTTGACTGGTTACATTTTGAAAACTCATTCAGCTGGACAAGGGGCGTGTTTACCAACGCTGTTGATGGCTCAGACAACCTCCCGCTGATTGCACCGTTGCGCTTGCTGACAGAGCTGCGGGCTGAGTTTCCGTCGCAACTGAAAGCTTTCCGCAATTTTTATGCAAAAGCGGAGATGGATAATGTAGGAGCTCAGAACCAGTATTTTTCCGGCTATGGTACGGAAACAGCCACGCCGGCTTATACGTTGTTCAATGCGGGCATCGGAAGCGATATCTACTGGGGCGGAACAAAACGGGCCACTGTGATCCTGGCGATAAATAATATCGGGGATGTGGCCTACCAGCAGCACCTGAGCCGGTTGAAGTATGCACCCGAGAACCCGGTTACGGGCAGGACAGGGGTATTTAATATGGGCCGAAATTTTACGGCAAGACTGATCCTTCCGTTTGCCTGGAAAATTAAATAG
- the pth gene encoding aminoacyl-tRNA hydrolase, translated as MKYLLAGLGNIGNEYAHTRHNIGFDIIAAFVHKHGGEFRNDRLAYVAEVKIKGRTGICICPTTYMNLSGKALKFWLEKEKIPLERSLTVLDDLALPLSKMRIKPAGSDGGHNGLRSIQALLNTTAYPKLRFGIGNTFPKGMQAEFVLGKWKKEEEPLVKLKIEKAVTAIETFIFQGIEAAMNEINSKEFTL; from the coding sequence ATGAAATATTTATTAGCAGGTTTAGGAAACATCGGAAATGAATATGCGCATACCCGGCATAATATTGGTTTTGATATCATCGCTGCATTTGTTCACAAACATGGCGGGGAATTTAGAAACGACCGTCTGGCATATGTGGCAGAAGTAAAGATAAAAGGCCGTACCGGTATTTGTATTTGTCCGACTACCTACATGAATTTAAGTGGAAAAGCGCTTAAATTTTGGCTGGAAAAAGAAAAGATTCCATTGGAACGTTCGTTGACGGTGTTGGATGATTTAGCACTGCCTTTATCCAAAATGCGGATAAAGCCTGCAGGTAGCGACGGAGGACATAACGGATTGAGGAGTATTCAGGCGTTGTTAAATACTACCGCGTACCCAAAATTGAGATTTGGAATTGGTAACACGTTTCCTAAAGGCATGCAGGCCGAGTTTGTGCTGGGGAAATGGAAAAAAGAGGAGGAACCCCTGGTAAAACTGAAAATCGAGAAAGCGGTAACAGCCATTGAAACATTCATATTTCAGGGTATCGAAGCTGCAATGAACGAAATAAATAGCAAAGAATTTACGTTGTAA
- a CDS encoding FMN-binding glutamate synthase family protein: MRRIFLVISILALIITFLLSWYISKNWYVVFGALLIFSCMGYYDMLQTKHTIRRIYPIFGRLRYVMEELRPKIYQYFIESDIDGRPINRIDRSTVYQRAKLDNDTMPFGTQLDVYAPGYEWICHSIAPKSFKTLDHNPRVLFGNKDCKQPYSGSILNISAMSYGSLSANAVEAMNGGAKIGNFAHNTGEGGLSDFHLKQGGDIIWQIGTGYFGCRDEEGNFAPALFAEKARIPNVKMIEIKISQGAKPGHGGILPAAKNTPEIARIRHIQPGTTVESPPYHTAFNSPKELIYFIKQLRELSGGKPVGFKLCIGHKSEFIAICKAMISQDTYPDFITVDGGEGGTGAAPQEFSNYVGAPLLDGLAFVDDILRGLNIRQHIKIIASGKIMTGFHIARAAALGADACNCARAMMLAVGCIQALQCNTNRCPTGVATQDPKLTKGLVVEDKKLRVANYHKYTVKTFVEMMGAAGLSKMQDITRSHVYRRISLTSMFTFEEIYPSIPPGALIKGAIPEKHQHDFAYADEDHWGWPSIGSWSEEGTKDKAAG, from the coding sequence ATGAGGCGAATATTCCTGGTTATTTCCATTCTCGCATTGATCATTACTTTTCTGCTTTCCTGGTACATCAGCAAAAACTGGTACGTTGTATTTGGGGCCCTGCTTATCTTTTCCTGTATGGGGTATTACGATATGTTACAAACCAAACATACCATCCGGAGGATTTACCCCATTTTTGGCCGCCTCCGTTACGTAATGGAAGAGCTGCGGCCCAAGATTTATCAATATTTTATCGAATCGGATATCGATGGAAGACCTATCAACCGCATTGACCGGTCTACCGTATACCAGCGCGCCAAACTGGATAACGATACCATGCCGTTTGGCACGCAACTGGATGTATATGCGCCCGGCTACGAATGGATCTGCCATTCCATTGCCCCTAAAAGCTTTAAAACCCTCGATCATAATCCGCGCGTGCTGTTCGGGAACAAGGATTGTAAGCAACCTTATAGCGGAAGCATTTTGAATATTTCTGCAATGAGTTATGGCTCGCTCAGCGCCAATGCAGTTGAAGCTATGAATGGCGGTGCCAAAATCGGCAACTTTGCGCATAACACCGGCGAAGGCGGCCTTAGCGACTTCCATCTTAAACAGGGAGGTGACATTATCTGGCAGATCGGTACAGGGTATTTTGGTTGCCGGGATGAGGAGGGCAATTTCGCGCCAGCGCTGTTTGCCGAAAAAGCCCGGATTCCAAATGTAAAGATGATCGAAATCAAGATCTCCCAGGGCGCCAAACCCGGGCATGGCGGCATTTTGCCGGCGGCTAAAAACACCCCGGAAATCGCCCGCATCCGGCATATCCAGCCAGGCACCACGGTAGAATCGCCCCCCTATCATACGGCTTTTAACTCGCCAAAGGAACTCATCTATTTTATAAAACAACTACGGGAACTTTCCGGGGGGAAACCGGTAGGGTTTAAATTATGCATTGGTCATAAAAGTGAATTCATTGCCATCTGCAAGGCCATGATCAGCCAGGACACCTATCCCGATTTTATTACGGTGGACGGCGGCGAAGGCGGCACCGGTGCAGCACCGCAGGAGTTTTCCAATTATGTAGGAGCCCCGCTGCTGGACGGGCTGGCCTTTGTAGATGATATCCTGCGGGGTTTGAACATCCGGCAGCATATAAAGATCATTGCATCGGGCAAGATCATGACGGGTTTTCATATTGCACGGGCTGCGGCACTGGGCGCCGATGCCTGTAACTGCGCCCGGGCGATGATGCTGGCTGTGGGCTGCATCCAGGCCTTGCAATGCAATACGAACCGCTGCCCTACTGGTGTGGCCACGCAGGATCCCAAACTAACAAAAGGCCTCGTTGTGGAAGACAAAAAACTGCGTGTGGCCAACTATCACAAGTATACCGTAAAAACATTTGTGGAAATGATGGGTGCAGCAGGGTTAAGCAAGATGCAGGATATTACCCGCTCGCATGTGTATCGCCGCATCAGTCTTACATCTATGTTCACTTTTGAGGAAATCTACCCTTCCATCCCTCCCGGCGCCCTCATCAAGGGAGCCATTCCGGAGAAGCATCAACACGATTTTGCGTACGCAGACGAAGATCATTGGGGATGGCCCAGTATCGGAAGCTGGAGCGAGGAAGGCACCAAGGATAAAGCCGCCGGTTAA
- a CDS encoding fumarylacetoacetate hydrolase family protein — translation MKIICIGRNYAAHARELGNEVPEEPVVFLKPKSALLRPHLPFYYPEFTNELHYECELVIRVSKNGRYINRRYANQYYDAITLGIDFTARDLQNELKKKGLPWEKAKAWDNSAVIGKWRPVNDFENTKNINFGLYKNEELVQHGNSSKMIHNFESILSHVSKYFTLNIGDIIFTGTPEGVGEVVTGDVLEGILEDESVFQITVE, via the coding sequence ATGAAAATTATTTGTATCGGGCGAAATTATGCGGCGCATGCCAGGGAACTGGGAAATGAGGTTCCGGAGGAACCGGTGGTATTTTTAAAACCGAAAAGTGCACTGTTAAGACCGCACCTTCCATTTTATTACCCCGAGTTTACCAATGAATTGCATTACGAATGCGAACTGGTGATCCGGGTATCCAAGAACGGGCGGTATATCAACCGGAGATACGCCAATCAATACTATGATGCCATTACACTGGGAATCGATTTTACAGCGCGAGACCTGCAGAACGAGCTAAAGAAGAAAGGGTTGCCCTGGGAAAAGGCAAAGGCCTGGGATAATTCCGCTGTGATCGGTAAATGGAGACCGGTCAATGATTTCGAAAATACCAAAAACATTAATTTCGGGCTGTATAAAAATGAAGAATTGGTACAACACGGCAATTCTTCAAAAATGATCCACAATTTCGAATCTATTTTATCACACGTTTCCAAATATTTTACCCTCAATATTGGGGATATCATTTTCACGGGTACACCGGAAGGAGTAGGAGAAGTCGTAACCGGCGATGTACTGGAGGGAATATTGGAAGACGAAAGCGTATTCCAGATTACGGTTGAATAA
- the radC gene encoding RadC family protein, whose product MKNTNSIRNWAEDDRPRERLIAHGASALSNSELLAILINNGTREQSALDLAKEILKLGDNNLNELGKQSISTLMKIKGIGEAKAVTLSAALELGRRRQSGALPQRPMMNTSKQIGEYLRSRLKDLMHEVFAVIFLNQNNAAIHFEVVSEGGITGTVADPRIILRKALEKNAVGIILAHNHPSGNLSPSKADEYLTIKIREAAKFLDIRVMDHIIVSDEGYYSFADEGMFG is encoded by the coding sequence ATGAAAAACACCAACAGCATCCGGAACTGGGCGGAAGACGACCGTCCGCGTGAGAGACTGATTGCCCATGGAGCCAGTGCGCTCAGCAACTCCGAGTTGCTGGCAATCCTTATCAACAATGGCACCCGCGAACAGTCTGCCCTGGACCTGGCAAAAGAAATCCTCAAACTCGGCGACAACAACCTGAATGAACTCGGTAAGCAAAGCATCTCAACACTCATGAAAATAAAGGGTATCGGTGAAGCCAAAGCAGTAACCCTTAGTGCCGCGCTGGAACTGGGACGCAGAAGGCAATCCGGAGCATTGCCCCAACGCCCCATGATGAACACCAGCAAACAGATCGGGGAATACCTGAGAAGCCGGCTGAAGGACCTGATGCACGAAGTCTTTGCCGTTATATTTCTCAATCAGAACAATGCCGCCATCCATTTTGAAGTTGTTAGTGAAGGTGGCATTACAGGCACAGTGGCAGATCCGCGCATTATTCTGAGAAAAGCGCTGGAGAAAAATGCTGTGGGGATTATCCTTGCGCATAACCACCCTTCCGGTAATCTTTCGCCCAGCAAGGCAGATGAGTACCTTACCATTAAGATCCGCGAAGCCGCAAAGTTCCTCGATATCCGGGTAATGGATCATATTATTGTAAGCGATGAAGGTTATTACAGCTTTGCCGACGAAGGAATGTTTGGTTAA